The genomic window CTGATGTCGATAGTCGATTGAAACAGGAGAGTCCGCTCTGATCTGCTTTGTATGGTTCGTAATTGGACATGTCTAGATTGTCAGCACTTCACCATGGGGACTGTCCAAGTGGCTGTGGTGGGAACATGATTTCATGAACTCGTGAATGACCCCTATGCCGGATTTTCATGCTTTGATTATCAAGCCGAAGTACACGCCTGGATGGCAGGCTTTTTGCACCTGATCCACCCTATGATATCGCCCGACATGCTCATGCAGGATCTAACGTGTCAAATCATGCCCCGTCTGCGCCCAGCCGTAACCGAAGGAAAACCTAGAACTGCAGCGGTGTGAAGAACCACCTGTTCTTGCCGGAAGTGTATCGCTCCTCGAAGGCCTTCTTGACGGTCTTCTTAGCCTCCTCCCTTTGCGAGACCTCCTTGAATGTGTCCTGGGTAAGGGTACCCTTCAGGTTCTCAAGCTCGATGGTGTAGCGGGTGGGCATGATGTGGGTGTCTGCGGCTATCAGCGCGGTCCTTGCGTGCATTGTCCTCGCTCTTTTTCTCTTCACGTACAGTTGACCTGCTTGACGAAAGGCTTGACCTTGCTCTTCTTGGCCTGCTTGTTCTTCGACATGCGGCGGGTGACCTTCTGGGGGTAGCGCTCGACACCAGCGACGAGGGCGTGGGGGAAGGGGTGCGACTTGGTGCCGTTGTCGAGGGGCGAGATGATCACGCACTTCTTGCCGGCATAGCGACCGCGGGTGATGATCTAATCGAACTGTGAGTGATTGCGACGGAGGGTGATTTTGCGCGGGTTCAACGTACGACAACGCGTCCGACCTTGAGGCTAGAGAGGAAACGTCAGCAGCTGTTCTGTTGCAGTTTGCAGTTTGCAGTTTGCAGGTTGCAATTCGAGGTTGTGCATGCAGCCATTGGTGCGTTGCAGCCCTCCAGGCGCACCACAGAGACCTCGAAAAAAACCAATCCGACCTCCCAAGTGTTCGTCGACGGCGTTCAGGGTGCACTCACAACTTCATTTTGCTGGCGTCCGGGCGTGGGTGCTGGAAGGTTAGTGGAGATGAAGTTGCGATTTTTGGATGCCAGAGAGGTTGCGGATTCGCGTGCGTCCAGAGTGGGCGCTAACCGCATCCATCGACCGGAAGCGAAGTTTGTCCGGCGCTGGAAAGCAGCAGCGGCGATCCACTGCGCCGCGCTGATTGGCCACCCCACCTCGACCGTGCCGAAAAAGTGTTCGAGAGCAGCTGCCCGTGTTCGCCGCGTCTGCGAGATTTGCAGCAACTCGCCCAAGATGAAGATCAAAGCCCTCAGCCGGTCGACGTCGTCGGCGCAGGCTCCCGGATCGAATGTCGCAAAGATCACCCGCAACCTCGACCCCACCCAGCATCCCTTTGAGCGCGCACGCGAGTACACGCGGGCACTCAATGCGACCAAGATGGAGCGCATGTTCGCGCAGCCCTTCCTGGGAGACTTCGAGCCCGGCCACGTAGACGGCGTCTACTCGTTCGCCAAAGACCCCAACTCTCTCGAGCACTTTGCCAGTGGCAGTGGAGACGGTGTGGTGAAAGTATGGGACTTGACGAGCAGGGAAGAGAAGTGGCAGGCCCAGGCGCACGAGAACATGGTCAAGGGCATGTGCTGGACGCACGACAAGCGTCTGATCACCTGCGGCGCGGACAAGCAGATACAGATGTTCGAGCCCTATGCCCAGCCCTCCAAGTCGCCGCCGAAAG from Ascochyta rabiei chromosome 2, complete sequence includes these protein-coding regions:
- a CDS encoding 60S ribosomal protein L27B, which translates into the protein MKFLKVGRVVIITRGRYAGKKCVIISPLDNGTKSHPFPHALVAGVERYPQKVTRRMSKNKQAKKSKVKPFVKQVNYTHIMPTRYTIELENLKGTLTQDTFKEVSQREEAKKTVKKAFEERYTSGKNRWFFTPLQF